TTTCTTTTTCCAATCCAGGAGGATTAGAGATTCGATTTATAGGAAATTTTATCGCACATCCGAAAGGAATAAATTTATCATTCGGCGGTCCTTATACAGGCACTTATGTTCTAACCAATCTGGATACTTATCTAAACGAAAATCCGGCTCTTATTTCCGATTTCAAAAATAAATTTTACGGTAAAGAAGAAGTAAGCCCAAAAGGAGCAGAGATCCATTTTCTAAAAAGATTTATCAAAGAAAATCGATCTCGTTACTGGCAGGACATCGCAATCAAAAAACTTTTCAGATTGGATCCGAAAATCAGGGAAGCAGCTATCAAGGCAAAAATCCAGATCCCCTCTCAGGATTTGAATTCTGAAAATCCTATCCAAGAACAAAACAAACTTTAAAATTTCTTTTCCCTACCTAATAGTTCGGCTAACAAAACACCTGTGAGCACCAAACTGCATCCAATCAAGCCGGTCGCATCCAATCTTTCTTCCAAAGTAAAATAGGCAAGAATAGCGGAGAAGACAGGCTCCAAAGAAAAAATAAGTCCTGCTCTCGTAGGAGAAATTCCCTTTTGGTACTTTGTTTGCAAGAATGTGGTTCCTACTGAAGAGATCAAACCATTGTAAAATAACGCAGGCATTACTCTGAAATCCATTTTGATAAACAAAGGTTCGAATTCAGTCCAATGTAAGATGAATGCCAAAAGAAAAGCGAATACACTAGTCACCAATGTTTGGGATAAAAGAAGAATATCCAGAGGACAGGACTTACTTGCCTTATCCACATAGATAATGTATAAGGAAAAGAAAAACGCTCCCCCCAAAGTAAGCACATCGCCCAAATGATAGGATATTACTAATTTATGATCTTCTCCTACCGACTCAGCGGAAAGGAAGAATAAGCCGAACATTACAACGATCACTCCCAGGAGATTTCCCGAGCTGGGCATACGTTTTAGAAATAAAGTCTGTAAAATAGGAGTGATAACAACCAAGGTCCCGGTCAAAAATCCGGACTTAGTTGCGGTAGTATATTTTAAACCGACTGTCTCGAATGCAAATCCAAGAAACATCCAAAAGCCCAATAGAAACGCCAAAAAATATAAATACTTGTTTGTCTTCCAATCTGGATACGATACCGGGTTCTTTCGGTTTTTAAGAAGAATATAAATTACAAAAACAAATGTCGCGATCGCAAATCGGATCCCTATAAATAAACAGGAAGAAATGGAAACCAAACTTAGTTTCGTAGCGGAGAAGGTTCCACCCCAGATCAAGGTACAAAAGATTAAGGCGGCCTCGTTTTTATATCTGTTCATGATCTTATTGGGCAGCCGCTTTCTTCCTTAAGACGATATCAACCGCTTTCCAGGATCTCCAAGTGGTTCCTTCCCAGTTAACTGTTTCGTATCCTTCTTTTTCGACTTTCAATTTAATACCTCTGATCCCTGGAAAAGATTGGAAGAACATTCCATCTTCCTTGCGAGAGGTTCGAACTTCTCCATGATAAAAAAGTATTTTTTCATATTTGATATTCGCTACTAATGGAGTCCCATGTTCGTCTTTGATCTTAAAGTAAAGTTTACTTCCATCAGCAATTTCTTCCAAAAGGATCGTCCAAGCCGGCCTTAAAGACTCTACAATTTTAGGAACATCGGAGTAAGGAGGATTTAAATGAGAAGATTCTATTAAATATGCAAGAGTTCCGTATTTAAAGAAATAATAATCTTGGTCGACTCCATCCACACCGTAGATATTTTTTTTGGCGCTGAAATTATGATTTGGATTTTTACTTTCTATGGAAGACGCAATCTTCTTACCCAAATTCCAAGCGAAGTCCGGCTCCGGATTAGAAGTTCCGTCTATCGTATAAGGAACTAAAATACAATTCGCAAAGGCGTGATAGCTGATAGAAGCGGCAAACCTTTCCTTTTCCGCTAAATTCATCATCGCTTGAGTTTCAGGTTCAGATCCTGGATAAGGCCCTCTAAAAAATACACTATTGGACAAAGAAGAAGTTTGGTTCGATTTTGTTTTTCCCCAAAAAAATGGATAGTTCCGATTGATATCCACCCCCGGATTATCTTTTTCGGAAATCTGTCCCCAACCAGGATATCCATTCTTTCTTCCCATAGACATATTCTCATGCCAGAATATTCTGGAGCCGTCAGGGTTCACGATCGGAACTATCCATATCTTCAACTTCGCAAACAAATCACCATACTTCTTCTTATGTGCCAGAAGTTCATAGATCACATCATAACAATGTTCCACAGAAACTACTTCATTAGAATGATGAGCGCAGTTAAATAGAACGGAAATTTTATCTTCGTCCGGAATGGCAATATCCGTGAGTAAGATTGCTGGGATCTCTCTTCCTCTGCTCGATTTTCCGATGATCTTGTGCTCAGTATGTTTAGGAAAAAGGCGATGTACCCAATATAAATAATGAGAATTTAATATATTATCCTTATAACCTTTCTTGATATCGGCTAAAGCAAAAATAGACTCCGATAAAGAATCCTGGTAATTTCCGGAATAGTATTTGAAAGGCATTCCCTTTGCGATATTGATCCCTTCTTTAGGAAAACCATAAACTTTTAGTTTTTCCCTAGGTATCACCGCATAACTATGATCCTTCTCTATAAATGTATAAGGAACTTCCCAAGAAGTTGCCTTCTCAAATTCTTCCCTTGCGTTTTTATCTATTTTTAGAAGAACAGAAATCGAGCCGTCGTTTAACGGCCTAGAAGGAATGGTTTCCCTAAGTATAGAACAGGAAACTAGATATGAATAAAAAAATAAGCCGAGTAGAGAGACCCGAAAGAAGCCCGTCACAGTAGTAATTTTCTGGAAGGGAATCGGAAAGAAAAGAAAGATTCAGTAATAGAAGGAATATTTATTGTTCCGTTCGGGAAAAAGGCTGAAACCCTTTCCCGAATCGGTAATGATCTTTAAATTATTTTTTCTGCCAGAATTGAGAACGGCCTATCAAGGAGAATCCTATATAACCGCGGACTTCTAATTTTTTTCCACCCTCGGTTGCTTTCAGACTACATTTGTACCAAGTTCCATCATTTGGATCTAAGATACGTCCGCCCGTCCATTTGTCTCCATCAGCCGATAACCCTTTAATGATTACCATTCCTAAGATTGGTTTATCTTTTTCAGGTCCATCACATTCGGTACAACGAGCAGGTTTTCCATCCTTATCGTTCGGATCAATAAGGCTCAGGATTTTTCCGAAAATTTTTCCGTCCTTCTCATAGATCTCAACTGTAGATTCTTCCTTGGTTCCTGCGTCATTAAATGTTCTCCAAACTCCTGTAACTGGAGCAGGATCGGCGGAAAGACTAAATGCTCCCGCAAAGAATAAAGCGAATAAGAATATTACGTTGATTCTCTTCACAAAATCACCTCGTTAAAATAGAAATAAAACGGGGAGAACTCTCCCCGCCACTTGGAATTTTATTTTTTAAGCCAAGTCTGAGTTCTACCGATCAATGAGAAACCGATGAACCCTCTAACGCTCAATTTAGCACCACCATCAGTGGCTTTTAATTTACATTTATATATTTTACCGTTATTAGGATCCATGATGGTTCCTCCGGTATATTCGTCATCGTCTAGGCTTAAACCTTTGATGATAACAAGTCCAATAACCGGTTTGTCTTTATCTGCACCTTCACACTTGGTACAAATTTTCGGCTTGCCATCTTTATCCAAAGGATCTCTTAAGCTAGCGATTTTTCCGTAAATTTTGCCGCCAGCCTCGTAGATCTCTACTACGGACTTTTCTTTACCGTCTTCGTCATCAATGGTTTTCCATTTTCCGACTACTGGAAGCGCGTCAGCAAATGTGGATTCACCCACTAAAAACGCCGCCAAAACGACAAACAAAACGAGTGATTTTTTCATTTTTGATTAACCCCTTAACGTTTCTATTGAAATCGGTTATATTTAGTCTTCTTTGGAACCTAGCAAGCAAACTATTCTTCGAACCAATTTTTTTGCTCAAAAAACCATGATTTTACGGGAAAGAAATAAGGTTTTACGCAAAAACATGTAGTCTTATAGGTTAATTATAAGAGAAGCCCGGTTTTTACTAGTTTTCTCAGAGTATTCTTTATGTTTTCGAATCGTTTCCTCCCCTATTTACGCGTATTTCTATCCGTCCTTATCTCGGTATTTTTCCTTTTTTATTGCTCTCAAGAAGATAAAAGTTCCAAAACAAATGATTTAGTCGCGTTATCCTTACTCACAAACAGGGATCAGGTTGCGGAGGCTTTGACCTCGGCTATGGATCCTATATCAGGTTCTATGGAAGGTTTAAGCGGAGAAGGCGCATCGGTTGCTATCCGAGGAAATCGTATCAGTTGGCCGGAAAGGATCAGTGCCCTAGGACATCGAATTTGGAATAAAGGACCTGATTTCGGAGAATTAGAAGCCTATAATTTCTCATTTAGTTGTTGGGGAGGCGGAAATTATTCTAGACAAGTATCTTCTACTGATGCAAACGCGTATGACTTCTTGGATTATATTCTGAATGGGAACGATCCTTCTTCTTCTTTCTTAGTTTCTAAAGAATTCGGGAATTGTAAATTTTTGCCTTTCAGCAATTGGACTATCGATGGGTTGACTGAAAACATTTGGAGTAATCTTTCCGCTTCTTCTCCTTTCGTACAAAACGGTACGAACTTGAAAATTGGAGTAAATCGTACGATCCAAAATTCATCCCAAGGAATTTCCATAAAGGCTACTGGAACAGGCGCACCACTTTCGTACGCCGCTGGAACTCCAACCACTAACCAGGCCTATTCTTTAACATGGAATAATATTCTTACTGGAGCTTCTCCTGGAATTTCCTCATATTCCCAAGATGTTTCCGTTTTGAGAGAAGGTTATTCAGGAACGGATCTGATTTTTTCTCACCAGGTTTCTTCCTTGAGTTCTTTGCAGTACGGTGCGGATAGAAGCGACTCTAATCCTTTATCCTGGTACCGTTTATGGAGTGCCGGTTCTTTACAAGTAGTCCATTTGGAAAAAAATTTCACATTAACTGTTTCGGTAGATGAACCGGTAAAATGGAAATACGTGGATTGCCTTCCTAGATCGGGAAAAGTATCCTTCACCCTGAGCGGAGATCTGACAGGTACCGGATCCATCTCCTTCTCAAGTGGATCAGGATATTATGTGTATACGGTGACTGATTCTAATGGAAATAATTCTACAGAGCAGGGAAATCTAGATTTCTCTTCTTGCAGCGTTCCACTTTTTATTCTCTAAAAATTTCTCTTGCATAAGAATGCGCCTGGGCGAATCCTCTTGGGAAAGGACTCTTCCAGGTTTGATGAACTCATATTCCTTTCGTCCGATCCATTTTATCATTCTATTTTTATCCATAATCTTTTTGGTCGCTCCTCATGTGCTTGGATCTCCAGATCCGAGCAAACCCTGCTACGGAAAAAAGATCAAAGGAATGCAATGTATTCCGGAAGGATATTTTATCCGAGGAAGTAATACACATGATCCTGACGAGGCCCCGGAACAAAAAATTTATCTCAGCGACTTCTTCATAGATCTTTACGAAGTCACAAATGAGGACTTCAGCAAATGTATAGAAGAAGGTTCCTGCAAAGATTGCCTATATAATGGGACCTGCGATTATATTGGCCCGGCTTACGGCGATCTGTATTTAAAACCCAAACAACCTGTGCTCGGAGTCAGTTGGTATACTGCAAAAGAATACTGTGAATGGTTGGGCAAAAGACTTCCAACGGAAGCGGAATGGGAGAAGGCAGCGAGAGGTCCGAAAGGGAATTTATTTCCCTGGGGCAACAGACCCGCAAACTGTAAGTTAGCCGTCATCGAAGAAGATGAGCGAAAAGGTTGTGTTTATAAAAAAATCAATCCTCCGAATTTAATGCCCACGGCTCCGGTAGGAAGTAGACCTGCCGGAGTATATGGGCTTTTTGATATGGCCGGAAATTCCTGGGAATGGGTCCAGGATTGGTACTCCGAAAATTACAAAGTTTGTGGAGAAGCCTGCAGCGGAAAAGATCCCAAAGGTCCCTGCGAAGGAGAAGATAGTTGTCCCGGTTTTGATAAAAAAACCTTAAAAGGTGGATCCTGGTGGTGGCCCGCAAGTTATGCAAGAGGTTCCAAAAGGAGAGCCCATGTCCCTCAAAATTACCCGGAATACCACCATTTTGGGTTTCGTTGTGCAAAAGACGCAGGTTAAAAAGCTATACAACTGACAGTGCTCTTATAAACAAATACGTAAGAAGCCAAAAATGGTTATGCGAAATGAAAACAAAAAATCCAAAGAAACCTATCGTTTCTCTCTTGTTGGTCCTCCTACTGGGACAATGTGGACCTACAGAGCCTTCTCCAATCACAGGAATAGAAACTCCATCTACAAATTGGGAACAAGAAAAAAGTCCTTATATAATTTCTAACTGGGCGTTTTCCGAAATCCCTCCTGGTAATTTTTTCCATGGACATTTCCCTGTTTTGCCAGGGCAAAATTCCGAAAACCCTTCCGGCCAAGATTCTTACAAAATAGAATCCTTCTTAGCTGCGCCTTCTAATATCTCGAATTATAATCCCAAACAAAAAGATTCCTCTTTTGTATTCTTTCATTCCGTAAAAAGAAGCAAAAACGATCTGGATATATTACTTTCTGCTTATGTACCTTTTTGTCCGTCCGGATGTTATCTGGGAGTAAAATCGGAAGGCAAAGAGCAACTGATTATACCGGGAGAATCGGAAGATTCTTCCAAACCCAGGATCGTAGTTATTCCATTCCAAAATGAAGAAGTGACTCTGGCCTTACAGTTATTCCCTTTTAACGGCCCCAGAAACATGATGGAAAATCCGATAGTGGGTAGCTTTTCGGAAATCCAAACCGTCTATCTGGTAAAAGCGCTTCGAGTATTATTATTTAGCTCTTTGGAGTTTTTTTCATTCTTCTTTTTTGCGTTCATTTATATAAGAAGGCCCCAAGATAAATTTAATCTTTCCTTCTCTCTTCTAAACTTATCTTTAGCTATCTGGTATCCCGCGTATGAAGGTTGGTTCCAATACGTAGTGGACTCTCCTTGGACTTGGGTCATTTTCGGATATTCCCTGGGAGCATTCCTTCCCATTCTATTTTATGAATTTACGATCGGAATCTTTCAGGCACCCAGAAACATCCCAGGAAGAATATTACAATTTCTTTTTATTCTGTTAACCATCTGGCCGTCTTTAGAATACGGACTCACAGGAGGACATCAATACTTCGGGAAGGTTGCCTTCCAGATATTTTTAGTCATATTAGTATTCTTTTATATGAATACTCTCTATATCTTTTTCAGATACAGATGGAGCAGTATTCTATCTTTCAGATGGGTGGTCACAGGCTTGATACTTGTCGCAGTGTCTTCTTTTTACACTGTGATGAGTTTCGCAGGTTTCGGCACGGCTCAGCCTTGGGTAAACGAAAGCTTTTTAGTGTTAACATTACTTTTCAGTTTGGCACTCGCAAAAAGATACGCAGAAGTTTTCAGAGCCCTAGAAAAATCGGAAGGTAAGCTCAAATCATTAAACGAATCTTTGGAAACAAAGGTAGAAGAAAGAACTAAAATTATAGAGCTCCAAAAAGCGGAACTTGTACAAAAAGGAAGAATTTTAGCGAAGGACCTTTCTATTGCAGGAAAGATCCAAAATGCGTTACTTCCAACGGAACTCCCGGTTATTCCTAATGCAAGGATCTCTTATAGATACAAACCAATGATGGAAATAGGCGGAGACTTATTGGATGTGATCTACGACCCTTCCACAAGTTCTTTAGGAATGTTCATCGGAGATGTAACCGGTCATGGTGTTTCCGCAGCACTGTTGGCATCCATGCTAAAAATGACTCTTGGGGATTGGTCTATTCTTCTACAAGATCCGTCTTCTCTTCTATTACATATTCGTAATCAATTCGAAGGCAAATTGGACGGTCATTTTATCACAGCCACTTTAGTAACCGTGGATCTAAGGTCCGGCAAAACATTAATCGCAAATGCAGGACATCCGGAATGTCTTGTATTGAGAAAAAGTGGGCTCGTAGAATTTTATAGGCCCAAAGGAGTCGCGATCTACGAGGCGATCCCAACCACTTACCAAACAGAATCAGTGGACTTATTACCTGGAGACAAGGTAGTATTATATACGGACGGAATTCCCGATTCCAGAAATTCGGAGGGAGAATTTTTCGGAGAAGATCGTCTATCCGACCTGCTGAGGAAAAATTCTTTTAGACCTCCTGAAGAACTTTGCGATTCGGTCATACATGGAGTTCAATCCTTTCAGGGAGAATTTCAACACCAAGACGATATGGCATTGCTGGTAGTGGAGTATTTGGGTTAATTTAAAGAGTCTATATTTTTCCAATTAATAGAAAACGCGCGAACGGATATGGATTTCCGTCCTCCTATCGATTCAGGCACGACTATGTTCCGTGATTTTTAAAGAAAGTAATGAATTTGAATATTTGGGTAGATGTAAATCTTCTGCGAGTTTTGCTGCTTCATTCAAATACGAATTGATTAGATCGGAGATCTGCCTTTCTAACTGGATTTCTCCCAAAAGCCCTAAAACTTCCTGCTTTTTATTCCTTTTCCAGTCTTGCCTTTTGTCTTCCGGAAGAAAATAGATCATAGAGGAAATGTCCTCATTTTCCAAATCTTCATTCAGATCTTGGTAATCGTCCAAAAGTCTCCAGGCCACACCAAAGAATTCGTACATTCTCTTTACGAGTTCAGCTTGGTCTTTGGAGAAAAAAGATCTGGCAAGCAAATACGGTTGTAAGGACCAAATTCCCATTTGAGAACGAAATCTGGAAAGATGAGCTTCTAAACTTTCTGCAATCCCTAAATCCACAATGGATTTAAAGTATCTGTCTATAAATTCCTCTGCGATCAGCACACCGTCATGCACTTCTCTACCAAATAATTTGCTAGATTGAGCATATCTAGTCCAAGCCTCAGTCCTAAGCTGAAGAATGATATGATTCGCTCTTAAAGATCCGTCTGTTAAATGATCATCAAGAGAATGAAGTAATAATGCAGAAGAGTGAGACTCGAGTAGCAAAGTTAGCCATGGATTTTCCCAAGGCAATCCATGAGCAGACTCATTTATCCAATACAGGATAGAATAACTTGGACTATAATATTTTCTTAAAAAATTAAATCCTTCCGTTACGCTATTCTCGGAATATTTATATAAAAATAAGACCGCCTCAGTTCTGAGAGAAATCGGCAATCCATAACAAATACTTAAAGCGGAACGATTCAGTAACTTGCAGAATTCTTCCGCCTCTCCGGGGTTATCCGAAAGACCGAAATCAAGCCTTTGCATGGCCACATATTGGAGAAATTTATTTTTTTTACCATTTATTTAATTTCTTCTAAGAAATTTTTGTGATAATTAAGGCTTTTCGAAGTTTCTTTCCGGAAATAATATTCCATTTTAGCATTTTAGAATTTAATAACAGTTTACCCTAATCAAGGTAAGCTATTTTCAGAATGTTGGATACAAGTTTATATTATGTCGCCTAATTTGAGGGCAATCTCTAAAAAAAGATACGTTATACTTCTTATTAATCTAAATCAAAATTCCATAAGATTATAAAATCGGAATACAGATTCCACTCCTTCCTGGATATTTTTCTTGAAGATTTTAAATCTTAAAAAAATCCTCCACGGATCGGCAGGAAGTAGTTTGAGAACTTTTTTAGATTTTATTCATACAGAAAAAACGAACCATCCTCAATTTATACTTAGCATACAAAAAGAAGATCCCAAACTTTTACAGAATTGGTTCCAAACGATAGGTTATGATGTTTCTACCTGGGAATGTTCCAAGGTAATTGAAACATTTAGGACTACATTAGGTCATAAAAGAAAGGACTTGGACCCTTCTTCCCTACATTAAAATTTTATAATAACTATCCTAGGACTGAGTTCAGGTCACGGGAAATTATATCGCAACCCCAAACAAGACCTGCAATTGAGCTCCATAGGGATTCTGATGAGTTCTTGCTTCTTTTTCAGGTTCCTGCCAATCTTTCTGCAATTGTCTATAATCCCAATTTGTATTGGTGCCGTACGAACCTCTTTGTTCATGAGTGGTTCTATCAGGATAGAATAGAATATTTCCTCCCACATGAATAAAAAATCCAGAGTTGAAAACATACCGGAAACCTGCCCCCGCAGAAAGAAAAAGTTTTTGTTGAGAAATATTCCAAGCATAGTCCCTATAATTTCCGCTTGGAACATAGGTCTCTGTCTTTCTTTGTTTTTCCGAATATGTTTCTAGTCCTGCTCCTGCCGCAAAATAATAAGGACCGGAAAAAGGAAACCATTCCATTTGGAGTGCCAATTGTCTTTGGATCTTTTCTGAATTTGTAAGCGTGAATACTCCTGATAGATCAGATTGCACGCCATTCACATCCAAATCGAATCTTTGGATTACTCTTTGTTCTTGCCATTGCAGAGAAGCGGCCAATTTGGAAGAAAATTGGATCCCTGAACCGAACCAACTCAAACCGTTTGAAGTAAACCCTCCAATGAAAAATTTTCTGGAATTTCTTCTTTCTGCCTGCTCGAGTTCACCTGGAACAGGAGCAAGATTATTGTTTCCTTGGGCAAAAGCCGCAGGTGCAATAAATAAGAAGAATGCAAAAATAATTTTTTGAACGAGTTTTTGTTTCATACGTGTCCGTCCAGCCGATCCAGGATTCCAAATTTCTTTGGAAAGGTCAAGCTACTCGGAGGAGACGTAGACAGTTCCTCCTTTATTTAAAAATTCTTGGGATTTTTCTTTGAATCCTTCTTCCATAGCCTTCTCGTCCGAGATCCCTTTCTCTTCCGCATATTTTCTAAGCTCCTGGGTCAAATGCATGGAACAGAAATGAGGCCCACACATAGAGCAAAAATGCGCCGTTTTCATTCTATCCTGAGGGAGTGTCTCGTCATGAAAGGACTGGGCAGTATCGGGATCCAAGGAAAGTGCAAACTGGTCTTCCCATCTGAATTCGAATCTTGCCTTACTCAATAGATTGTCTCTTTCCTTGGCGCCTGGGTGTCCTTTAGCAAGATCTGCCGCATGCGCAGCGATCTTATAAGCGATCACTCCCTGCTTTACGTCTTCTTTATCGGGAAGTCCCAAATGTTCTTTTGGAGTTACGTAACAAAGCATCGCGGTTCCATGCCAGCCAATCATTGCAGCTCCAATCGCGGAAGTGATATGATCATAACCGGGTGCAATATCAGTCACTAGAGGCCCTAATGTGTAAAATGGAGCTTCCTTACAAATTTCCATCTGCAGATCTACATTCTCTTTGATCTTATCTAATGGAACATGACCAGGCCCTTCTATCATTACTTGGATATCTTCTTTCCAAGCAATCTGAGTAAGCTCTCCCAATGTTCTTAATTCTGAAAATTGTGCCTCGTCGTTTGCATCCGCGATACTTCCCGGACGTAAACCGTCACCCAAGGAGAAGGATACCCCGTATTTTTTCATCACCTTGCAGATTTCTTCGAAACCTGTATAAAGGAAATTTTCCTGATGATGTGCCAAACACCATTTTGCGATGATAGAACCACCTCTGGAAACAATACCCGTTACTCTTTTGGAAGTCAGCGGAATATATCTAAGAAGCACTCCGGAGTGAATTGTAAAATAATCTACACCTTGTTCCGCCTGCTCTTCCAAAGTTTCTAAAAATACCGAAAGACTTAAATTCTCCGCCTTACCTTTTACTTTTTCCAAGGCTTGGTAGATCGGAACCGTTCCGATCGGGACGGGAGAATTTCGAATGATCCATTCTCTAGTCTCGTGGATATTTTTTCCTGTGGAGAGATCCATCACAGTATCGGCCCCCCACTTGATAGACCATCGGAGCTTCTCCACTTCCTCTTCAATGGAAGAAGAAAGAGCTGAATTACCTATATTCGCATTTATTTTTACTAAAAAGTTTTTGCCGATGATCATAGGCTCCAATTCAGGATGTTTCTTGTTGGAAGGAATGATTGCTCTTCCTCTTGCAATCTCACTTCTCACAAATTCAGGATCCATTCCCTCACGGAGAGCCACATATTTCATTTCTTCGGTTATCAATCCCTGTTTTGCGAAATACATTTGAGAATGATTTTGAACGGGAGAAGGACCTGAACTTCTTTTGCGGATCCATTCTTCCCTAAGCTTAGGGATTCCTGCCTTCCAATCGGAAGGATTCCATCCGTCTTTCCAAGGACCTTCGGTAGTGTACGCGTGATAAACAGTTCCGTCAGTTAAGCGAATTTCTTTGCGAGGGATCTCGGACGGAGTTAGAGTTTGATTGGATTCCATAGTTTTTCTCCCATGTCGGGGAGAATTCCGGAATCTGAAAAACGGGGAAAAGAAAAAGGATCCGGGAAAAAGTCCATGCGAAATTTATAATCTTTCGCGAACCTAGATCTCGGACATTTGTTTTTTTCCGTTTCCCTTCGCAGGCATTATCCTGATCAGGTTCCGGGGACTCTCTCAGAGACTTTTGGTCCCACCCCCAACGGTTCTCTCCATCTGATTCCTAAATTCTAGTCTTGCAAGGAGTTTTTCCAAAACTTATCGCTCGAACTAGTAAGAGAAAATTCACTGATTTTTCTCAAAGTTTAAAAAATTGAAATTAACGAACAGACGTTAAGCTTCAAATAGAAGAGGAAGTGAATGTTTATTTTTTACAACAAATGTTCAAAATAAAATCCTATATAACGGACTTTTTTATTTTATTCAGAATATCTGTTTGACACTCAAGTCCGCATCGATATTGTCCTGTCCAATGCTTGGGCCCAGGATATAGACATAAATGGTCCAAGTGAAAAACCACTCTACTATACGAAAAGTTTAAGGAGCTATTTAAATGGTTCGTAACATCACGAGAGCTTTGTTAGTTTTCGCCGTACTTTGTTCTTCATTCGGCTTGAGCGCAAAGTCTTACATCACTGGAGGCCTCGGTCTCCAATTTGACCTGGGATCATTGGGCGATACAATTGCAACTGATGGTTTGGATGCATCTGGAAGCTATGCTACTACTGATTCCACTGGAACTCAGGGTGGGGTTCTTCCTCGTCGTGCAATCATTCCTGAAAACCGTTTGTTAAGTTTACAACACACTACAAACGGATTGATCAGCGCTAAAACTAGCGGTGCGATGACAGGACTTACTCTATCCTTAGGATATGAGCACGATTTCGGAAAGGCTTTCT
The DNA window shown above is from Leptospira neocaledonica and carries:
- the thiC gene encoding phosphomethylpyrimidine synthase ThiC → MESNQTLTPSEIPRKEIRLTDGTVYHAYTTEGPWKDGWNPSDWKAGIPKLREEWIRKRSSGPSPVQNHSQMYFAKQGLITEEMKYVALREGMDPEFVRSEIARGRAIIPSNKKHPELEPMIIGKNFLVKINANIGNSALSSSIEEEVEKLRWSIKWGADTVMDLSTGKNIHETREWIIRNSPVPIGTVPIYQALEKVKGKAENLSLSVFLETLEEQAEQGVDYFTIHSGVLLRYIPLTSKRVTGIVSRGGSIIAKWCLAHHQENFLYTGFEEICKVMKKYGVSFSLGDGLRPGSIADANDEAQFSELRTLGELTQIAWKEDIQVMIEGPGHVPLDKIKENVDLQMEICKEAPFYTLGPLVTDIAPGYDHITSAIGAAMIGWHGTAMLCYVTPKEHLGLPDKEDVKQGVIAYKIAAHAADLAKGHPGAKERDNLLSKARFEFRWEDQFALSLDPDTAQSFHDETLPQDRMKTAHFCSMCGPHFCSMHLTQELRKYAEEKGISDEKAMEEGFKEKSQEFLNKGGTVYVSSE